The sequence tgatgagacagtgtggaaagagcttcactctgtgtctgaccctgggaatatgtgatgggacagtgtggagggagcttcactctgtgtctgaccctgggagtgtgtgatgggacagtgtggagggagcttcactccgtgtctgaccctgggagtgtgtgatgagacagtgtggagggagcttcactctgtgtctgaccctgggaatgtgtgatgcgacagtgtgaaaagagcttcactctgtgtctgaccctgggaatgtgtgatgagacagtgtggagggagcttcactccgtgtctgaccctgggagtgtgtgatgagacagtgtggagggagcttcactctgtgtctgaccctgggaatgtgtgatgcgacagtgtgaaaagagcttcactctgtgtctgaccctgggaatatgtgatgggacagtgtggagggggcttcactctgtgtctgaccccgggagtgtgtgatgggacagtgtagagggagcttcactctgtgtctgaccctgggaatacgtgatgggacgatgtggagggagcttcactctgtgtctgaccctgggaatacgtgatgggacgatgtggagggagcttcactctgtgtctgatcaagCAAATGCACAGCCAGCACATTGCGTTCTGCCTCACTGTATGGCCTTGTGCtggatgtgctttttttttatacaaaattctttattacaaatgtcggtgctatacaatatttacaaacccagtgactaacatatttactacactacaaacagacaatgcatcttaaaccaatatattgccatcctcatcaatgatggcatttacaccccgcggagcccaacggtcccggaacacctctacggtcgccgtggactgtgcgtattccttttcaatgttcacccgggcacgaacatacccccgaaacatagccaggcagtccgcccggggagaacctcctgccacccttttccaggagccacggatggcaattttcgccagccccaggagcaagttgacaaggacatcctcatccctctgtgcccccctccttactggatgaccatatataaatagggtgggactgaaatgcaaccagaaggcgagaagcagcccacgcaaaaacgcgaaaaggggctgcagcctcacacactccgtgtacatgtggtacacggtctcctccagccctcagaagtgacacgcggctgggagatccgtgtacagactaaagaacttattgcagggcaccgctttatgcagcaccctccagccgagatccccaaggtgcatggggaggactcccttgtaaagggacttccattggggacccccctcacctccaggtggaaagaccgaccgccatggcgtgtcgggacggtggacaaaggctaggaagtggagggtgtggagcagcagcccataaaggtacctcctgcctgcatccctgaatgggattgtgggtgtcgatgaaagacggctcaagttgtgtggattcgtctctcgggtaaggctgcggggcctgggcccgacgagcagctcagcttgagtcgatccacacacctgagccgcaccgacatccgctgaggcagggcaagggtcggccaggaccccgccctctgccagaggaggggattcccggcctgaggcaaccatgttccagactctcagtaggtcctgatagaagccgggcagcctctgcaaagcagcacggctgacgcctgccggtggtagctgcatatcttcgtgaaggcagcagcccctccggaggaagaaagtcgccaacacatgccacctgggagggcgctcggcgtacaggaatctctgcagagtcctgaggcggagagccgccagtcgtgtgcgtacacacaccagcgactgtccgccctctcctactgggagactcagaaccgctgcagagacccagtgtttcctgtttccccagaagaagtccaccagcttcctctgcattctcgccacaaaaggggcagggggggccaaggtgaccatccggtaccacaacatggaggccaccagctggtttatgaccaccaccctgcctccataggaaagcaccctgagaaggcctgaccagcgccctagccgggccatgacctttgtctccaggtcctgccagttcgccagccaggtctccccagaaggactcaggtagactcccagatagagaagacgtctggtgctccactcaaaagctctcatctcctccggcagggagtccacctgccactggcctactaagagtccggaacatttcgcccagttgatcctggcggaggatgccgccgagaaaacatcttggcactcgcgcatcctccgcaggtcacaggggtctgtcatcatgaggagtacgtcatcggcgtaggccgagaggacgaccctcatgtccggttcgcgcagaaccagacctgtcagccttcgccgaagaaggccgaggaatggctcgacacagatcgcatacagttgaccggacatggggcacccttgacgcactcctcttcggaagtggataggtcctgtcagtgatccgttgatcttaactaggcactctgcggcagagtacaggagccgaactcgggccacaaagtgtggtccgagcccaaaagcctgcagggtgcccagcaggaaactgtggtccacccggtcaaacgccttctcctggtcaagagaaagaaacgctgccggggtcccagtctcctggagcaggtggatcaggtcccgtactaggtggacattgtcctggatggagcggcccgggaccgtgtaagattggtcaggatggaccacctgtccaattaccgaacccagacggttggccattgcccgggcgaagatcttgtagtccgcgcacaagagggagaccggccgccagttctttagcaggcggaggtctcccttcttgggcagtaggaccacaacagctcttcgccatgagaggggcatttctccggtggctaggctctcccctaggacaaggctgtaatcatcccccaggacatcccaaaaagcctgataaaactcaacactcagtccatccaaaccaggggacttgcccctccggagttgccgaagggcagtggacagctcctcccgagtcaggggggcatccagacgcactgcatcctctagactgaccttaggcaaatccttccagacctcattgcacgcctccgcatttgacggatcaggcgagaataaggaccgatagaatgaacggacctcgttgttaattccatcagggtccgtgatggaggagccatcggcagccagcaattccactagctgcttttgaactccccgccacctctccaacgagtagaagaagggtgagccacggtccaaatcctgcagcatttggatccgtgacctcacgtacgcacctcgggactgctgaagctgcaagtcccttagtgcgtccttcttctcctggtattcctgccacagctgctggtctccagtggtcggaccgaggcgggactccaggtcaagcaacgctctctcaagccgctcaatctcagagccccgccctttggtcgaccccctagtgtactcccgacataaaaaccggatgtgggctttgcccacatcccaccatagccgtagggagcagaactctctccgcctctccttccaggagacccagaacgctcggaacgaatcccggaaacggctgtcctccagcagccggttgttaaaatgccaatacccggatcccacccgagggtgtagtggaataaattccatccacacaaggtgatgatccgagcacgacactggccgcatggaggacgccgacacgcgggaggcgtaggcccgagagatgtaaatgcggtctatcctggaacctccttctctagaccttctcgagaaggcgctagagttggggtgaaaattccgccagctgtccaccaagtcaaaggagccgactagctcctttaacttttttgctgatgctgggtcgcgttggaggcccgaacggtcctccgcctcgagggtacaattgaaatctcccccgaggatgacgcaatccccaggatcgatggagctcagcagggtggacagctgacagaaataggcgcgtctgcatcacaccgcgcctgggagcgtacacattgataaaatgcaaaggtacgccatccaggcgcacaaccaggtggagcagacggccgggcacaacgtcttggaccctttcaattactggctggaaggtcggggccaacaggatcgccaccccgctagaaatggagctgaggtggctcatgtagaccccgccctgccactccaggagccaagcagactcgtccccagggatggtatgggtttcctgcaggaaactcaccgtataccgcccatccctgaggactgagagattgttatgcctgcgaagaggacccctgctgccgtttacattgagactagctatggtaagcttcatggcgggagcacactaggtctcagcagctgcgcccatttcggtgagagcggaggcgccttccaccacactgtccggaaagaaagcaaggataccttttgctttccgggctcgagcggtaccagcaacaccctgtgacccaccatcccccgtaggagcgaggctgcttctccctctgatgtcccttactaggtcatccaggaaagattttagttgccgtctgtcgttccccaccaccgcattcctctttccctttccctttcgtctgaggatgactcgcagagacctcaccagcctcggcatgctgggccagcgaagcgaggctagctgaggccggtgcttggcaccctcagaggtgagaatgaaatgcttaatttcctctacaggtatcaatggggatttctcaggaggggtgaggatgtccattgtttcactatcgaaagagtccccctccaacccgtcactgcagacagaatccccatcggcctccccgcatgtcccaatagatggctgcgcctgtgacccacaccgcgcagcgggcacctcgctcttacctgcctgctccaccgtcgcatcagcctcatccacatttgcgacagcggagagacaatccccagggactccctgcaagtcatttattgctggggtcgatgtgcacagaatatcgtcctccctagggggcaggcatagaggggaacccggcacctttggtccaagggattcataagccgcctggtgctgagaatgagagagctttgcctcgtctcctcttacactattcggtacactggcctccagagaggcgctgacttgtaggtcctgggtggaggcctccagggctgcctcatttgtgcaaacaggcctatcacaagctttttgcacaaccacaccatctaccgcaggactggtggctacatctgaggactcaggtttagaaccaacccctacccggattcccaccccttcctgggactcccccgcatctacatcccctgccctcttgcgggaacgttcccttctcctcttcacgctggaggagcacacaggtgcaggcttcaccgatggggcggcgccttctgtttccatcgccccgtctgcttgcgcacctccccgagccccacgctccacttcagacgaaatgggtgtgagctctgcggcctcaaaggcccgcttcttactatgtttggatttcccctttgccttcttactccgcacagactccaccccgtcccccacctgaactacagggagaggagcagggaccgacccaaccgtagaagtagggacaggggtaggggcagggtgaggggctggggcaggatcacgggcgggggcagggtcagatgcaggtgcaggcgcacgcgcaggagtaggatcaggggcagaggtagctgcggcactggtgcccgaagtgggctccctcgggttccgggcggcaggacagtccctccgaaagtgccccacctccctgcacgcatggcaccgtgggcgctcggagctccagtacacctgataatctactccctcgtgccggacagtaaagcggccctcaacatcgtcctccctttccagctgcatgaaaacctgacgccggaaagagattaaggtgcggagggtgcgtctcttaaatttgtgtcggatggcagtgatctccgaccttacttgccctaaacgggccagtgggggaagcaagtcctcatttggaatgaaaggcttaacatgcccaagcacgatacgttgcgtgggggccgtcaccagctccataggtaaaaagatgttgtccaccgtgactcccctgcttagggcccggtgcactagctcttcattcaccagatagaacaccgcctttccgaactcctcctcggtggccagaataccacctttccccacaaggtcctccattgcctccgtacacttttctagtgtcattccagggcgcaaaatacattgcaccccacGTTCCACCTTCACCGACCGAAACAGGGCGTTGTCCGAGGCCGGGGAGGCAGCCGCCCTTGCGTAACTCCCCGAAGGCCCGCGACTCCCTGGAGACCGGTCCGGCATGCTGGCGCTCTTTCCAGTCCGAGAATTTTGCGGCGGTGCCAGTTACAAGTCCTGGAGCGAGTCGAATAACTGGCCGGgaaagtttgcagtcgacagttcctcgctggctcggcgccaggaaaggctccgtcggacttgcagagacccaggccgggagaggccgaaacgtccttccagatgctccggcaccggcaccgacaccggacgaaaaatcaggaaaacaatggaggaggaacgttgccccgatgtcaatggggggaaaacgacggcgtttgcctccggttttggagcgaaccggcttactggcgagttgccagcggccgcagctgggagctacgcagtaagcagccgccaacaaacccagtccaaaccggcagcaaaaactccacaccgagcttccacgccaacgccgtcactcactcagttgtccaagagacttttagagccacctccaaagtattccacgaactttatccagtagttttccttcgatttctcccagctcagtcagcacagctcctctctgtgtctgaccctgggaatacgtgatgggacgatgtggagggagcttcactctgtgtctgatcaagCAAATGCACAGCCAGCACATTGCGTTCTGCCTCACTGTATGGCCTTGTGCTGGATGTGCTTTGGGGTACCTACCCAACAAATGGCAGTTCTTCACTGCCCAGCAGTAGGCGAAAAAGCAGTCCTCGAGGGCCCGAGGGAAGGGGGCTTCGGGTGCCAGGGAGTAATCGATGGACAGAATCGGTGAGGCCAACTCGTGGGACCAGCTCCTCAGGTAAGGCTGAAAAGACACAAACATAGATGGGGTCAGCATTGTGGGATGCCAGGATCACGTGGAAGAGCGGGGGCACGGGGTGTGCCACACTGAGGGAGGAGAGGACAGAATGGGAAGCAGTCCAGCTCAAAGTGCAGGGAAGGcgaggggatgagagagagataCTGAGAGATCGTGATCATCTGCTACCTAGGACTAtggtgggaaaagcagttctcTATCCCAAGAGTGTGCAAcgggacaatgtagagggagcttcgctctgtgtctgaccccaggagtatgtgatgggttggtgtggagggagcatcaGTCTGGGTCtgactccaggagtgtgtgatggtttGGTGTGGAGGGGGCTTCGCTCTGTGTCGGCCctcgggagtatgtgatgggttggtgtggagggagcttcagtctggGTCTAACCCTGGAAGTGactgatgggaaggtgtggagggagcttcattctgtaccTGACACCAGAAATAagtaatgggacagtgtggaggtgaACATTCTAACAATAGATGTCCTGTTTAAGTGGCACAGCAATTGAaatgtgcaggaatgtaagaagctgcagagagtagtgggctCAGCCTGGATACACCATGGGCACATCCCTACCCACCACCTATAGGAGGCACTGCCCCATGAAGAGAACATCCATCATTCACAATCCCCACCATCCCAGCCATGTCATCTTCTCTCAGCtcacattgggcaggaggtacagcagcctgaagttccacaccaccattgacaggaacagctacttcccttcaaccattcgattcttgaaccaactgaagcaaccctaatcactgcctcagtatagcaacactagaACCACTTTGATTACCTTCCACAAAATTGactatttttgttctaattgtattctttcgtataaattgtgtataatttatgtttttcttgtgaatgttgtgtctctgatgctCTGTGTCTGCGATGCTGCTGCGAgtaaggttttcattgcacctgtgcagaaggcaataaacttgacttttatTTTGTTAGGGTACAACATAATGGCACAAGCATCAAATTCACCAGTTGCAGGCAACCTATGTCTCCACCCCCTGCCTTTTTACTCTCCTCATGAGCTAGTTAATTCCTCCTACACGCATACCCCAGCCCCATCacaccatttcctttccctcctccTTGCACTTCATCTACCCATCGCCGGCACACCCCTTCCCCTGGGACCTTTCCTTTATTGTTCCCATCTGTCCTTCCCACCTCTCTTACTTGGTTCcctgctccaccttcctctcccatcagattccaccATCTTGTTCCTTCCACTTATCACCGCCACTggaacgtagaacacagaacaattcAACACATGAACAGGCCCTTTGAACATGTGTTCATGTGTACACAGGCCCTTTGAACATGTCTGCTGAGCTAACTATAGTAattaaatgcccaactaaactaaccCTTCTCCCtgaacatggtccatatccctccattatctgcacattcatgtgcctatctatgcttcttaaaaacttctattatatttgtctccaccaccatccctagcAGCATGTTCCAACTCCCACCAatccttgtaaaaaaaaacctgccccaCACTTCTCCCTTGAATTAGCCCTCTTCCTCCTTAAATCCATGCCTTCTGATATTAAATGTTCCAAAACGATAGCAGctttctactctatctgtgcctctcataattctctgctgctccagagaaaacaacccacgtttgtccaacctctcctgaaagctcatgccctctaattgAAGGAGCATCCCATTGAGGTTCTTCTGTGCCCTGCTCAAAACCTCCACCCCCTTCCCGCATGGGACGACCAGAAGTTAACGCACAGGTCCAGATAAGTCCTAACTAGaggtttataaagctgcaatgtaaCTTTGCAACTCcagaactcaatgccttgattaataaaggcaagcatgccatatgccatgTTTACCACTTTAAGGatttgtgctgccactttcagggagctctaGACTTGGACCCCAAAGTCCCCCTGTACATCAATGCTGTTAATGATCTTGCCACTGGACCTCCCAAGGTGCAAATCCTCAAATTTGGCTCAGTTGCCATCCATATGTTGCTctttccactctccccctcctctatCCATCTATCATCCCACCTCACATGcatccacccatcgcctcccatTTCTTGGTccttacccccctcccccttttctggcCAGATGAAGGGTCAACAATCCAACTGTCAATTGTCTTTTTCCCCAACCaacagagatgctgcttgacctgttgtgtCACCCACGGTGTTATGCCTCCCCCAAACCCTTAAGAAACAGGGAGATAGATTcctgcatagcaggggaattaagggttctggggaaaagggTGGTAGGTGGAGCTTTGACAGAACAGATGGCCAGCtcttgctcctgtttcttatgttcccttatatgccatttggtccattgacttCTGCTGTTACACAGAACAATCTGAACCCCGTTAATACTCCCTGCAATCTGATCGTCCTGACCTTCCTCTCCATTTCCACCCACAACTGCTCCAGGATATACCCCCTCATCGCGTGGGAAGTACAATGGCAGCAGCTGATCAAACCACCCACCCAGCACGCCGTTAGGATGTGGGAGTGAACTGGAGCTCCTGGGCGAAgaacagggtcacagggagaatgtgcaaactccacgcagagaAGTAGAGGAGCCgggccagatggtgtacacctgctcctatttctcatctTCTTATTGTTCTTACCTCATGTGATTTGGACGTGTGAGCCACAAACCCTCCACCGTGGAAGTGGACGATCAGGAACCTGGACCGTGGCTCCATCTTGTTCTTCAGCCGCCTGTCGAGGTGGTTCTGTGCCTCTGGCTTGCAGAAGCGGTTGAGCTCTTCGCTCTCCTggtgccggtgggggggggggggcggtgaaagAAAGATGAGGATCGTTAGTGTGGTGAGGAGAGATGCCGCTTCCTGCTGGCTCAATGACCCATCCCACATCCAGCTCTTTCCCCAGGACCTTCAGGTTATTTCCTTTCAGGTGGCCCTCCAAACTCCTTCAAATGTCATCGCCTGCCTGTTACCCCGCTCCCTTCGTGAAGTCCTGAGCTCTCATTGCATAGAAGAGTTAACCTGAGTCGatcagatgtaggagcagaattaggctatttggtcccaTTGTGTTtgctccaccaatccatcatgggtgatttattttccttctcaacgcCATTCCCCCATACCTTTTGTCatctttgactaatcaagaacctatcaacctctactttaagaaaggcacacaatattccaacctTTTGGTATGGATATTGGGTTTTAAAACATCCCCCCCACTGCCTCTTTCCCcccttttgtttctctctccacctgTCTTTCTCCCGCTACATCAGccacacacagaaacagacacacacacaaaaagaaacCCTCCAGCAGATGGTGCGTTGCTTCAAAATTCAGTCTTCTGTTTCTCCCATCTATGGTTTATCACTTGtatccatccctccacacccctaaccaccagtactttataacttcctgtcagtcacctattTACAGAGACTCCTGCGCCTGGCATCACTTTATGGGCTACAATTAATCTTCATATAcctgctatcttatgtatttctatttgttgttttttaaaattattattgtgttctttatcttatggtGCTTTTTGTGTCCAGCATTGGATCCGGAGAAACAAATATTTTATGCTCCTTTactcttgtgtactggaaatgacattaaatgatCTTGAATCTCTtgtgggggatggggatggggttcTGTGGGAGACCGTAGTTATTTGAGTccatcacaagcaagagaaaatctgcagatgctggaaatccaagcaatgtagacaaaatactggacaaactcagcaggccagacagcatctagaaaaaaaagtacagtccacatttcaggcccaGGCCCTTTGGTAGGACTCCTGAAGGTGGAGACAcaggctgacagaaaggtgaagGAAAAGTTTGGCCCCGGGTGTCACCTGGTGGTGGTACATGGTACTGCAGGCCTCCTTGGCCTCCTGCTGTGGTACTCTGAAGTGTCACCAGTTCAAACTCCAGTCCGCTCTCTAAATCAGTCCCCACACAATGGAAGGACGTGACCACACTACCATTCAAGCATGACTTGTGGTATTTTGATCAATAAAGCTAAAGGACTGATGTTTGACTTCAGGAAAAAGAAGGAGGACAAACATGCATCAGTTTACATCGAGGGATTGGTGGTGGAGAGAATCAGCGGCTTTAAATCCCTGGGCATTAACATTTCGGTGACCTGTCCTGTGCCTTGCACACAGGTACACTCACAAGGAAGGCGTGCCAGCGTTTTTACTTTCTCTAAATTGTCAATATGCAGGACAAATAAGAGTGGAagcagcaccaatccctgcagc comes from Mobula hypostoma chromosome 8, sMobHyp1.1, whole genome shotgun sequence and encodes:
- the lipeb gene encoding uncharacterized protein lipeb isoform X2, translated to MPDRSPGSRGPSGSYARAAASPASDNALFRSVKVERGVQCILRPGMTLEKCTEAMEDLVGKGGILATEEEFGKAVFYLVNEELVHRALSRGVTVDNIFLPMELVTAPTQRIVLGHVKPFIPNEDLLPPLARLGQVRSEITAIRHKFKRRTLRTLISFRRQVFMQLEREDDVEGRFTVRHEGVDYQVYWSSERPRCHACREVGHFRRDCPAARNPREPTSGTSAAATSAPDPTPARAPAPASDPAPARDPAPAPHPAPTPVPTSTVGSVPAPLPVVQVGDGVESVRSKKAKGKSKHSKKRAFEAAELTPISSEVERGARGGAQADGAMETEGAAPSVKPAPVCSSSVKRRRERSRKRAGDVDAGESQEGVGIRVGVGSKPESSDVATSPAVDGVVVQKACDRPVCTNEAALEASTQDLQVSASLEASVPNSVRGDEAKLSHSQHQAAYESLGPKVPGSPLCLPPREDDILCTSTPAINDLQGVPGDCLSAVANVDEADATVEQAGSTGERICLAGDSAGGNLCITVCMQAASYGVRLPDGIMAAYPATLLQATASPSRLLTFIDPLLPLSVLSKCLSAYAGLEPAANSSSSSSSCTSCTPDKVDPLSAVRNDTAMILREIRLGASAWINSLLETRRVGGRPDALRKSCSEAALSRPCTSGSLLDSQHDYVMSRTCEEESSPSSSEGELAAGVVDGSSGAGPDLKLGAEDEEEEWTTGASKFPKGFQPLRSGSGNIELRTSAIESNPFMSPLLAPDHMLKGLPPVHLVACALDPMLDDAVMFARRLRAVGQPVSLRVIDDLPHGFLSLAPLCRETRDASRLCVEKIREVLQDQSRPPGHEADRLRDGALEDR
- the lipeb gene encoding uncharacterized protein lipeb isoform X1, which produces MPDRSPGSRGPSGSYARAAASPASDNALFRSVKVERGVQCILRPGMTLEKCTEAMEDLVGKGGILATEEEFGKAVFYLVNEELVHRALSRGVTVDNIFLPMELVTAPTQRIVLGHVKPFIPNEDLLPPLARLGQVRSEITAIRHKFKRRTLRTLISFRRQVFMQLEREDDVEGRFTVRHEGVDYQVYWSSERPRCHACREVGHFRRDCPAARNPREPTSGTSAAATSAPDPTPARAPAPASDPAPARDPAPAPHPAPTPVPTSTVGSVPAPLPVVQVGDGVESVRSKKAKGKSKHSKKRAFEAAELTPISSEVERGARGGAQADGAMETEGAAPSVKPAPVCSSSVKRRRERSRKRAGDVDAGESQEGVGIRVGVGSKPESSDVATSPAVDGVVVQKACDRPVCTNEAALEASTQDLQVSASLEASVPNSVRGDEAKLSHSQHQAAYESLGPKVPGSPLCLPPREDDILCTSTPAINDLQGVPGDCLSAVANVDEADATVEQAGSTGERICLAGDSAGGNLCITVCMQAASYGVRLPDGIMAAYPATLLQATASPSRLLTFIDPLLPLSVLSKCLSAYAGLEPAANSSSSSSSCTSCTPDKVDPLSAVRNDTAMILREIRLGASAWINSLLETRRVGGRPVALQWWACLRRPLNLLVLLLRLKRPVVSNCLASDALRKSCSEAALSRPCTSGSLLDSQHDYVMSRTCEEESSPSSSEGELAAGVVDGSSGAGPDLKLGAEDEEEEWTTGASKFPKGFQPLRSGSGNIELRTSAIESNPFMSPLLAPDHMLKGLPPVHLVACALDPMLDDAVMFARRLRAVGQPVSLRVIDDLPHGFLSLAPLCRETRDASRLCVEKIREVLQDQSRPPGHEADRLRDGALEDR